GAGCAACATGGCACGATGTAATACAGTGAGCTCTTCAGTCAGCTCATGGAGATAACTGCCGAAATGTATACAGACACAACAAAAGAAAATCATGAATTATGGCAATACGATATCTACTTATTAGTCTCTGTTGACTGGAGATCATAAATTATCTTGCAACACCAAAATTGAAGACGCTAATTAATCACTTTTAATCAGCAAGTTCGGCTCATGTTTATAAAATGCTCTATACTTTAATTAACACCCCAAATTAACTTGATTCGATTAGTGTATGCAAGAAACTCGATCATGCCAGTAAATATGTATCAAAATGTTCCACAATAACAAATGGATGATATAAACTTGAGTATAACAAATATAACACTGACAACTTTTGTTTGTATCTAAACATAAGAAAGTACGTATAAACCAATCACCATAACAATAAGAACAAATTACAGCTTCATACGAACATTCAAAGTCGGGGACGTATATGCATAACTCTTCATAACTACATAGCCACATTCCTCTGAATAGCAAATATCATGTACcaatttaaaatgttaacaaaGTACAAATATCAAATCACTAGAAATCTATCTTTGGCAACGAGCTAATGTTAGAAGAATTTCATCTCGTATCAAGGATTTCAAACTTTAACACAGCTAGCAAGATTGAAAAGCCAAAAAGCATGTGTGGATGGTATCAATAACTGGAAATAAGAAAGGGGAAGGGGATACAATCTTGTAGTTAAATATTGATATCCTATTGTCAGAGTTGGAAACAAGCAGCTAAAAAACCAACGATTTCCCTAAATTGGCAAATATCACCAGAGTCAGCTATTAATATCTTGTTACGCACCTTTAACAACAGCCACGACACCATGCTATCTAACGAAGGTATTTTGACACTAATGGAGCAAAGAGAGTGGATTTGATCAGACGAGCCCCTCTGCCCTAAAAAATAGTCCCCTATTGCCATTTTAGTCggtccaccaaaattagtcaACTTCTATTTCTGGAAACTTTTTCACCACACATTACATTACTAATGATATGAGTCTCACTATCCAGTAACACTATCCCAACTATGTTTTCTATTACTCTCTCACACTTTACCAAATCCGCATTAAAACTTGTTTCATCCCCAAAGtttatttttaggggacggtGGGAGTACATGATACACCCACAAATCTAAAAAAATCTGGAAAACAAGGGAGCAACGGAACCAAATATCAAGCAAAACATATTACAGAGATCGAGGCACCTTATTTCTTCCTTGCACAACCAAAGAATCAGCTTGGAATTGGTGGTATCAGCTGGATGAAGAAAGCTACAACAAAAAGGAAACATAAAAGCAGCAGCTAAGCCAACGTCGAACATAGAAATACAATACTCATCCATTAAGGAGCATTTGTAGTTGATCACAAACTCACTCATTACATTCTGTGAAATTCAAACGACCATCACCATCGGCATCAGATGCATTGAAATTATCCTCCTTCCACCAGCCAAAATCATATCCAAATGAAGTGTTATCTGGAAAGAGCCATTGTTACTCGAAATTAGGCATTTTCAAACCAATACCCTAAATCAGCAATTGATAACTCAAAGCAATCAAACATAGCCGAAATGATCAGAAAATGAAGCTGTTACTCGCAATTAGGCATTTTGCTACCAATGCCCTATATCAGCAATCAATAATTCAAAGCAATTAAACACAAATTAGTGAAATTAGGGAAAAATCACCGGCACTTCTAACCCAGCTAGGAGCCTAATACTCAGAAAAAGTGATGAATCCATCTCTATCTTTGTCGTGAGTGTTCATCTCCCTCTGGCTCCGATGCATCGCCTCCTCCCGGCTCTGCTGCAAGCTCCACTGAGTCAGCGGTCAACGTCGATCCTGGGGAAGAAGAGCATCAGCCTATTGGTGACATTGAAGCGCTCCGCGTCGTTCAGGAAGTCctcggcgtcggcgaaatcctCCCACTCCGGGCGCGATTCGTGATCCTCCGGATGCGACTCCGGATGATGCGGCGGCGATGCCTCCGATTCGGCGGTGGAATCGGCATCGGAATCGTAGTGTGTTTGGTAGTAGAGGTTCTCCCATTGGCGGTCCTCGCGGGCGAGCTCGATCTCGGCGACGAGCGGGTCAAAGGCTGGAGGGGGGTCGTGGTGGCGGTGGGGATCGGAGGGAGGGGAGAAGGGGAAGTGAGAGCGGACTTtgaggcggcggtggtggttGTGGTGGGTCTCCTGGGGCTGGGATTTGTGGGGGGAGCGGGAGACGAGGAAGAGGAGGCCGAGGGCGATCGTGGTGTAGATTAGGAGATTGTGTTTTCCCATCTCAGAAGCGAATGCCGATGTGTGAGAATTGGGGAAAGGCCATGCGAGCTCAACTCTCTTGATTATTGGAGGGAAGGattgattgaagaagaaaagagGAATCGAATTGGATTCGTTTATACTGTTGCTtcgttattttttttctttttatcgaAATTGTGAAAATGAGAAATTAAATAACCAATTTTTCTCAACGAATCGCACAGTCACCATAATCCTTACATGTCAGCAAAGGAGTAGCGCCAAATAAGCACAAGAAATCTGGGCGGAGGAATCGACTCAAATCTCCCAACTACTTACCTCGATTTCATCGAACTCCACTTCTTCACTCTCTTCAAATTTCCaccttccctctctctctccccaacATCAATTCCTCCCATTTCCGCTTTAAACCGATAGAGCTTGATCAAGATTCGATTTTATTTTTCACGCTCAATCACGAGGTAAATGCGTTTTCACCAGGCCTAATCTACGTGGGATTCTGGAAAGATTCATGCTTTCGAGCTAATCCCGCCGCATTTCTCAATTTCTTGGTAATGGGTCTGTTTTTTTGATCTGTTTGCGAAATTTACAGATTAGGTTGATCTGAAAATGAACTCTGCGGCAATGACATTTTGCAGCAATTCCGTCTGCTCGCGTCCCGTGAGTTATTCTGATTTGATTTGTCTTTGTTGGAATATCTCTATTCGTGTatgaagttttgttttttttgttttagtttagaCGATTTATTGGGTGCTggattatacaaattgtatgtTTTTTTGTCAATGCGATGCAATTAGGAAATAAAAGCACCAAGTAATCACGGATGTAATCGAATAAGCACATGAATTCTTTATCGAGTTGTGTACTTATGTACAGGAATTATGCAAAATGTATGTTTTTGTCAATGCGAtgcaattcaattcaatttaggaaataaaggcACAAGTAATCATGAACATAAACGGATAAACACATGAATTGTTGACCGAGTTGTGTATTTACGTCTAGGGGCGACTGCGAGACATGGATTTCACAATAATTTGGTTTTCGATCTGTTCTAGACCATTTATTCAATGTTGAATAATgcattatgtatgtttttttcaATACGGTGCAATTCAATTTACAATGGCCTGTTTCTGAATTACCTGCTTTGTTTCTCTTCAGTTGAATTAGTTGAACTTGTTATTGAATGTTTGATATGTCTAGAATTGTGGAGAATCGAGTGTTTGATCCGTCTAGAATAGTCGAATGAAGTCATGGATTGTGATGTCTTTGGCAGTTTGGCTGTGTGATTTAAGTTCAACCATCCTTGCTGCTTGTTCAAGTTTTGGCCTGTTTATAAACTTCCTGTATATTACGCAGTAGGAATGTTTTAGTCAATGCGATTCAATTCAATTTAGAAGGTCCCCTTTCAGAATTATCTGCTCTGTTTCTTTTCAGTTGAATTGGTTGAACTTTTTATCGAGTGTTTGATCTGTATAGAATAGTGGAGAATTGAGTGTTTGATCCATCTAGATTAGTCAAATGAGTCATGACTGTGATGTTTGTGGCTGTGTGATTCAAGCTCAACCATTCTCTCTATTCCAAATAAATTTGGTTCATAGTTTTGGCCTGTGTCTAAACGTGTGAAATATTGTGCATCGAAGGGCTTATTCATGGAGGCTACACCCGGAATCAGGAGCTCCCAGTGTAGCTTCATGGCAGGGAATAGGGTTAATTTTCCTCGTCAGAGAGTCCAGGCTTCTCGAGGTGGTACTATATCTGGAAAGCGTGGTGGAGCGCTTGCTGCTACTTGCCGTGGTGATAAAATTCTGGTGGCTAACCGTGGAGAGATTGCTGTCCGTGTCATTCGGACAGCCCATGAAATGGGAATCCCTTGTGTGGCGGTTTACTCAACAATCGACAAAGATGCTCTTCATGTGAAACTTGCTGATGAGGCTGTTTGCATTGGAGAAGCACCGAGCAGCCAATCGTAAGGCTTCTGTTTTTTTATCATCAAATCCTATCACTCCTTAACAATAATATTCCTGATTCAGTAAATAAACTGAATTTCTTTTTCCTTTCAGTTACTTGGTTATTCCAAATGTCTTGTCTGCTGCCATCAGCCGTGATTGTACTATGCTACATCCCGGATACGGGTTCCTTTCTGAGAATGCTGTTTTTGTTGACATGTGCCGAGAGCATGGAATCAACTTTATTGGACCAAATGTAAGTTTTTTGATTCAGAGTGTTTACATAAAGTCATCATCATATCGTTTGTCCTTAAACTTGGAAAGCTTTCTTTGCTCTGCTAAcattttgatcccttatttagATTTTCGGAATACTACTTCATAATTTTCTTAGGTTTTTGTCCGTATAGTTAAACCTTCTTCCAAATGATATGTGGTTCATCCAAATCACAACATTCTATGTCTAGTCTCCTAAAATCCCCGGATGCATTAAACCGATGGATTTTCAACTTGAATTGCAGCCTGACAGCATTCGAGTAATGGGTGACAAATCAACTGCCAGAGAAACAATGAAGAATGCTGGAGTTCCAACTGTCCCCGGAAGTGATGGGTTGTTAAAGGTACTGttttttttaaagagtgctACTTGACTTACTTCATATAAGACTTGATCGTAAAAAATCCAATATTGAATCTTCGTGCAATTCTTCAcctttattttttctccttctgaACTACTTTTGTATTACAGAGTACTGAAGATgcaattaaacttgcagatgagaTCGGCTATCCTGTCATGATAAAGGTATGTTTAACATCTCAGCACACCAAAAGTACAAACGCAGTTACCCAATTTGACTTGAggcatgatttaatttaataggtAGCATAGATGCTCATGCTAAGGGGAAATTGCATAGACCTTTATAACAGTAATCTCACAAAGAATTCTCAGCTGAAACTTCGTAACCATAGCTAATCTGCTTATACGTAGAATTCTGTGTGAGAACTCTGTGGGaaaaaaaagatatgctaatcTAATGCTTTTATTCTCCTGAAGGCAACGGCAGGTGGAGGAGGACGCGGAATGCGTCTTGCGAAAGAGCGCGATGAGTTTGTGAAGTTGATGCAGGTACTCCGTTTTTAACCTACATTTTCATTATCCGTTGGTTGAGTAGTTTAATTTTTCCCTAAATTGCAAGGTTAATATTGTTTCAgtaaatttaatactcctacaaAAATAGTCGATCTGAAAAAACATTGAGACAGTGAGAAGCACAAACTGCTTATCCAGTCCTCAAAGacccattttctatttttggtaactgaGTACTCTTCCACGAAAGATCTATTTTCGGATGCCCTCCGTTCTCATAGTTCTGCAAGCCAATCACTGAAATTTGAGGTATTTGGGTAGTTCATTGTGACTAAAATATCTGCCTTATTTCGACAGCAAGCCAAAAGTGAAGCTGCAGCTGCATTTGGTAACGACGGTGTGTACCTCGAGAAATATATCCAAAATCCAAGGCATATTGAGTTTCAGGTACACTTGTATTTATAACattaacataatttaatatatgaattttgaatttaactGAAATAATCAAAACATTTTGAATATATGAAAATTCTTATATTTCGTTTTTGGTGTTGCATCTCTGTGTCAATTTTGTATTGCTGATTCACAAGCTAAACTATCAGTGACAACTTATGGCTTTGTTGCTTCGCAGGTTTTGGCTGACAAATTCGGTAACGTCGTACACTTTGGGGAGCGTGATTGTAGCATCCAGGTAATATGTCTTCTATTTTAGGTCAAACTTTTTGCAGCCCGGCTTCGTTGTGCGAAAGCACGTTGCTTTCTGATCGTGTTGATGTTACACAGTTTTACCTGTTTAATGAAGCTAAGATGACATAGATTTCTCTCTGTACATTACATAATGGCAAAGGGTATTTTGTTTGAGTTTTTATCGAACATCGTATATAGATCATTCGAGGTCCAGACAAGTGTGGAATTATGACTTGCTAATTCGTTATCATTTTTTTCGATAATAGAGGAGAAATCAGAAATTGCTAGAAGAAGCACCTTCTCCTGCATTGACACCGGAGCTTCGGAAAGCCATGGGTGACGCGGCAGTTGCAGCAGCTGCATCCATAGGCTACATAGGAGTTGGTACAGTCGAATTCCTTTTGGATGAAAGAGGCTCATTTTACTTTATGGAGATGAACACTAGGATCCAGGTGAAAAGATCGAGCCTCGGATCATCTCCTAAATAACGACTTATCTGATTTCACCATAACATTCTCGACTGATTTGATGATGTTAGGTCGAGCACCCCGTCACTGAAATGATATCCTCTGTTGACCTAATCGAAGAGCAGATCAGTGTTGCACGTGGCGAGAAGCTCCGATACACACAGGTAAGGGTCTTCATGGCACCTGGAAATTAAAAATGTGATCATTAACTGATACAAGCCTCTCCCTATAGGATGACATTGTGCTCCGTGGACATTCAATAGAATGCCGTATTAATGCAGAAgacgctttcaaaaatttcagaCCAGGACCAGGTATCGACTTTCTGGATCGACGGCCTTAGCCCGAAGTTTGCGTGtgattttgaaatttatttcaTCCTAAAATCAAATCTACGAACTAATGAATTGTTCAATCACTTGAGCAGGGAGAATAACTACTTATTTACCCGCTGGAGGTCCGTTTGTGCGAATGGACAGCCATGTTTACCCGGATTATGTAGTTCCACCGAGCTATGATTCCCTTCTAGGAAAGGTCAGCTAATTATGCGTTAATTTTACCTATACTTTTTACACATTTCTTGAAAATCTAGCCGAACTGGATCTTATCTTTTCGATGTCCTAATAAGTGCGATGAATCTTACACTCCAGCTTATTGTCTGGGGTCCGACGAGGGAAAGGGCAATCGAGCGCATGAAAAGGGCTCTTAACGACACTATCATTACAGGTAAACAAGACACATCTATCTATCTATGCATGCAATCATGTCTTTATATTTGAGAATTTTCATCGGTGCCTATGCATATCTAATCCCGCATGAAAGGCGTTTTCAACAAATCTCCGACGTCTTTCCATCCTTTAGTATAGTTTCTAAACAATGATTCTCTGTGGCCAGGTGTTCCAACAACGATCGATTACCATAAGCTGATCCTAGAAGTAGAGGTATTCATCCGTTGCAATTTTCTCGGACTTGCTTGCTTTTACCAGTCTCTTCGAACTTATGAATTCACATTCTGTCTCTACTTGCTCTAGGACTTTAAAACTGGGAAGGTGGACACTGCTTTCATCCCGAAACACGAAGAAGAGCTCGCTGCAGTAAGCTACCAATTCTCCTTCGTAAAACACAAAAGCCAAAAGGGTCCCATCAAAAAACACTTGATATaagaaaaatcaaatctttgtATAAATCGCCTTATTATTTGTTCAGCCGATCTAGTTCTCGTCTCACGGTCTATTACATCTAGCTCGTATCGCTCTTTGAGTGAGCGGTTGTAGAGAAGCGATTCTTCAATTTCTGCTGTGAAAATGTGTCAAGTATTTAATGGCATGATTGGTTTGTCGTTTGTTATTGCAGCCGTTCCCGGATGAGCCTGCAACGAGCCGGAAAGAGTTGATTAACGCGGCTTCTTCGTAAGGTGGTAGGCTATTATTAAGCTTTGGTGGTGTGGAGCCATGCTCGATTCTCAAATGTATGAATGGATTTATGTTTCTGTTTATCTCTTCATTTCTTTGTCAAATGAGCTTCATACTAACTGGTTTGCATGCATCATTGCTTTTTGGTAGAAAACTAAATACTATTAGTAGCACTTTGTGAAATAATTTATTgtttctatgttttttttggaaataattATAGAGCTCACGCCCTATGTTTCCCCATTGGACTATATTTAGAATTTAAGGGTGTAGTCTGTTCAAGAACCATCGGTTCCGGTTCAGAACTGCCGGCTACGGTTCCAAGGGAAGTGGAACTATAATCGGTTGGACTACATGTTTGATGGTTCGGGTTTTGAATAGGTAATTAGGCGggttttttttatcggttttccCAGTTTCTCGATGGGTTTTCACGATTTTGGGTCAAGACCAACGTACAATCGCCGGCTACCGGTCCAAAATTGAGAATCCGGCTATGGTTAAAAAAATAGAACCGCCGGTTTGAGTGGCCCAGGTTTAACAAATgattcataattatttattttttgattttatgtaactaaagtaacaaaataaaatcaaaatacttCTTGATTGTATGTTTTTGTTGTAAGGTGTGGAAGCAAAATTTGAATGTTACTCTAGTCTAATTTGATCCATAAATCTAAGTAAATGGATTAGATAATGATGATTGATTTTCACGTTGTAGattgtgtattttataataattactTACATTTATAGTAGCAATATATATTATAACACCACCGTTTATAACAATTCTTTTCACATTTACCATCAAAATATATGAATACTTATTCAAATGTTAAGATATAGTAAATGTCAATCATGGATAAATTTTAACTCCGAGTTTTAAATGTTGTCACTTTTTAGTTTTTTCACACTTGTCCAATTATTCAGATCTTTAAATTAAGCAACCAACATTCAAAAGTTGAATGATGAAAGTTTCTAAAAAATGTCGTAAAAGaagttaagagcatccgcagcggtggcgaaagacgccaccgccgtccgcactggcggatccaggtggggtcgggcggggtcggccgaccccaccacctGCCACGGAGTGCACCGGAAGCTACTTTCTTCTGCCTCCGACTCTACGGCGTTCACGTCTCCGCCCCCACCTCACGTCCTCACGCTGTGTGAGATGATGAGGAGACTGATCAGAGAGAAAGGAAGGAAGTGAGGCAGCCGGATGGGTAGACTGTTGTCGAGAACGAAGGTGTTGGAGGGGAAGAGTCCTTCCACGGTTTTTGTTTTCGAAGAGAAAGAGGAATGGTATTGGAGATGTCATTATTATtttctcatccctatatttaCTCGTGAAATAGAATAAACCGGCATCAATAAATTTAACTAAGtttaaaagattaaatatcttaaatatGTTATCTAATTGTAAAATGggctttgaaatattttctttatttgaattaattcttagaagtccattaaaaatattttctcatcttatcaattaatgttaaatagtagtagtaatattttttttacagtatatc
This sequence is a window from Salvia splendens isolate huo1 chromosome 5, SspV2, whole genome shotgun sequence. Protein-coding genes within it:
- the LOC121801951 gene encoding biotin carboxylase 1, chloroplastic-like, with the translated sequence MNSAAMTFCSNSVCSRPGLFMEATPGIRSSQCSFMAGNRVNFPRQRVQASRGGTISGKRGGALAATCRGDKILVANRGEIAVRVIRTAHEMGIPCVAVYSTIDKDALHVKLADEAVCIGEAPSSQSYLVIPNVLSAAISRDCTMLHPGYGFLSENAVFVDMCREHGINFIGPNPDSIRVMGDKSTARETMKNAGVPTVPGSDGLLKSTEDAIKLADEIGYPVMIKATAGGGGRGMRLAKERDEFVKLMQQAKSEAAAAFGNDGVYLEKYIQNPRHIEFQVLADKFGNVVHFGERDCSIQRRNQKLLEEAPSPALTPELRKAMGDAAVAAAASIGYIGVGTVEFLLDERGSFYFMEMNTRIQVEHPVTEMISSVDLIEEQISVARGEKLRYTQDDIVLRGHSIECRINAEDAFKNFRPGPGRITTYLPAGGPFVRMDSHVYPDYVVPPSYDSLLGKLIVWGPTRERAIERMKRALNDTIITGVPTTIDYHKLILEVEDFKTGKVDTAFIPKHEEELAAPFPDEPATSRKELINAASS